One Desulfovibrio aminophilus genomic region harbors:
- a CDS encoding energy-coupling factor ABC transporter ATP-binding protein: MISAESICFSYDGAQALRDVSFGIEAGSLTLLAGANGGGKSTLLTLLAGLASPDSGRLLVDGLAIPGQERDLRRMGRLVVQDADLQILGATVGEDLLLGRLGADADRARDMAARFGLAETWDQPAQALSWGMRRKLCLAAALLDDPRLLLLDEPFAGLDYPGALEMRRILAENRRNGLTQVVAVHDLDPVADLADRMLVLDQGRLVLAGPPAAVMDGLLLHGVRPPCSWLAGKTLFPWDESRD; encoded by the coding sequence ATGATCAGCGCCGAATCCATCTGTTTCTCCTATGATGGCGCGCAGGCTCTGCGCGACGTGAGCTTCGGGATAGAGGCCGGGAGCCTGACGCTCCTGGCCGGGGCCAACGGCGGGGGCAAGTCCACGCTCCTGACCCTGCTCGCGGGTCTGGCGAGTCCCGATTCCGGCCGCCTGCTCGTGGATGGACTGGCCATTCCCGGACAGGAGCGCGATCTGCGGCGCATGGGCCGCCTCGTGGTACAGGACGCGGACCTTCAGATCCTGGGGGCCACGGTGGGCGAGGACCTCCTCCTGGGACGGCTCGGGGCGGACGCGGACAGGGCCAGGGACATGGCCGCGCGCTTCGGCCTGGCCGAGACCTGGGACCAACCCGCGCAGGCCCTGTCCTGGGGCATGCGCCGCAAACTCTGCCTGGCCGCCGCCCTGTTGGACGATCCCCGCCTGCTTCTTCTGGATGAGCCCTTCGCCGGACTCGACTATCCCGGGGCGCTGGAGATGCGGCGCATCCTCGCGGAAAACCGCCGGAACGGTCTGACCCAGGTGGTGGCGGTCCACGATCTGGACCCGGTGGCCGATCTGGCCGACCGGATGCTCGTGCTCGACCAGGGGCGTCTCGTCCTCGCCGGTCCGCCCGCGGCGGTCATGGACGGATTGCTGCTCCACGGGGTGCGGCCGCCGTGCTCCTGGCTGGCCGGGAAGACGCTCTTTCCCTGGGACGAGAGCCGTGACTGA